The Kangiella marina genome window below encodes:
- a CDS encoding SPOR domain-containing protein, whose translation MDIKLKHRLVGACVILALAVFFLPMILDSEKYNQEIKSQIPNDPVLDIKSTESSESEGSLTINLEEDEPEKAISSPKSSTASDTAVETEQPESKQTNPKQTKVATESNAEPDSSSESSDKTDEPLKSDNSAKQQVVTEKQPVKATAKTEPAEKPVHKDTPVATNTGAAGSGDNVEAKATSGVNKPEFKENAWVIQIGSFSNKENATGLVETLRNKGFRAYKRDAEEYTRVFVGPYPDEATAKQRTQGLEAIVGAPVKVIAFDPQGH comes from the coding sequence GTGGATATAAAGCTTAAACATCGGTTAGTCGGGGCGTGTGTTATTTTAGCGCTTGCGGTATTTTTTCTGCCTATGATTTTAGACAGTGAGAAGTACAACCAAGAAATCAAAAGTCAAATTCCCAACGATCCTGTTCTTGATATCAAATCAACTGAGTCGTCGGAGAGCGAAGGTTCACTGACCATTAACTTGGAAGAAGATGAACCTGAAAAAGCTATTTCCAGCCCTAAGAGCTCGACCGCTAGCGATACAGCGGTTGAAACTGAGCAGCCAGAATCTAAGCAGACAAACCCCAAGCAAACAAAAGTCGCTACAGAAAGTAATGCTGAGCCTGACTCCAGTAGTGAGTCATCCGATAAAACAGACGAGCCCCTCAAAAGCGATAATAGCGCTAAGCAACAGGTCGTTACTGAGAAGCAACCTGTAAAAGCAACGGCAAAGACTGAGCCAGCTGAAAAGCCGGTACACAAAGATACGCCAGTTGCGACCAATACAGGCGCTGCGGGTTCTGGCGATAATGTTGAGGCCAAGGCTACGTCTGGTGTCAATAAACCGGAGTTTAAAGAAAATGCGTGGGTCATCCAAATCGGCTCTTTTTCCAATAAAGAGAATGCTACGGGTTTAGTTGAAACCCTCAGAAATAAAGGTTTTAGAGCGTATAAGCGCGATGCAGAGGAGTACACCCGGGTTTTTGTCGGGCCATATCCGGATGAAGCCACTGCAAAGCAAAGAACTCAGGGGCTGGAAGCGATTGTTGGTGCTCCAGTAAAAGTCATTGCTTTTGACCCGCAAGGCCACTAA
- a CDS encoding ligand-binding sensor domain-containing protein produces the protein MATEDGLKFWDGATESVATEFYSNYSDPHSISNDTGMSIWKSKDGLFWLGSLFGINYWKSEQDFVHLLKKSEVMNFEGNNYTTSLLRTHDNALLIGTDSGIYEYRSDFSILSDYTPIKVGEEFVSTGYVGGLIEDRHRNLWIISTAGVFLKPFGEEGFRQLKEVHDANGNLLSLTDLSSIVEARNGDIWLGGSNRFIQIKIENNQGTGLEASSLSFFDYSSAIPEQVIKSKYGVYTIYEDLQGYLWIGSAQGLVRFNPINDTAVLYQSKQSDTQTLSNSDITVIYEDLLGVLWIGTVSGLNRVRYDSRGDVYFQRVTESDGFVDDFICSILADNSGYLWISTANGLVKFHPDRGTPVNFTYEDGLQYNEFYTNADFADEEGNLFFGGLNGITMLSPDDVSINKEQKPLQVVSVSQNGDVRSLSNEGSTYFSNVNDSGTVVIRLSAFDFINGKHSDYRYKVDALDPNWLNLDGPTIKLHNIHQEQLLVRAQVRQKDGRWGSEEVALLLTVTRSFWASTQGFMLYLLILSVVVIGVAVYVSRYFSRRLTLQEKKLKEKSAQTQLLLSEKKTLLYQVEDLQYSLSEQRYLSERLETQLDSQAVTDQLTGFKSKHYLKRHIDSELESIANTWVENDGIAGVYLGVFAVDIDNLSMINKEHGHLCGNEVLKQAADCLRTISYGTDTLVRWQGATLLILSRGIEKREQMIMAEKIRSIIASRKFDLGNGASIDVTCSVGFGRFPFLGDPNEVITWEQLIYVINRALNVAKHNSRNAWLGIYTNQFSHPQEIRAKITTNLSGLLASGQLDYVSSIPKSNKIEW, from the coding sequence TTGGCAACTGAAGATGGCTTAAAGTTTTGGGATGGAGCTACAGAGTCAGTAGCTACAGAGTTTTACTCTAATTACAGTGACCCGCATTCGATCAGTAATGACACTGGAATGTCCATTTGGAAATCAAAGGATGGCTTGTTTTGGCTGGGGAGTTTATTCGGTATCAATTACTGGAAGTCTGAGCAAGATTTTGTTCATTTATTGAAAAAATCTGAAGTCATGAATTTCGAAGGCAATAACTATACGACTAGTTTGTTGCGAACCCATGACAACGCTTTGCTCATTGGTACCGATTCAGGAATATATGAGTACCGTAGTGATTTTTCAATTCTTAGCGATTACACGCCAATAAAAGTCGGCGAGGAGTTTGTTAGTACGGGATATGTTGGTGGGTTAATCGAGGATAGACATAGAAACTTATGGATCATCTCAACGGCAGGTGTATTTCTTAAGCCTTTTGGTGAGGAGGGCTTTAGACAATTAAAAGAAGTTCACGACGCAAATGGTAACTTACTTAGCTTAACGGATCTTTCTAGTATTGTTGAAGCTCGAAACGGAGACATTTGGCTCGGTGGCTCTAATCGTTTTATACAAATTAAAATAGAGAATAATCAAGGTACAGGCCTTGAGGCATCAAGTCTCAGCTTTTTTGATTACTCATCGGCTATACCAGAGCAGGTCATTAAGTCTAAGTATGGAGTTTATACCATCTATGAGGATTTGCAGGGTTATCTCTGGATTGGTAGTGCTCAAGGTTTAGTTCGTTTCAATCCGATTAACGATACTGCGGTGCTTTATCAAAGTAAGCAAAGCGATACCCAAACCTTGTCCAACTCTGATATTACGGTTATTTATGAAGATTTACTGGGCGTCTTATGGATTGGAACTGTTTCTGGCCTTAACCGTGTTCGTTATGACTCTAGGGGTGATGTCTATTTTCAGCGAGTTACGGAAAGCGATGGTTTTGTCGATGACTTTATTTGCTCAATATTGGCAGACAATTCTGGTTATTTATGGATTTCTACGGCTAATGGTTTAGTTAAGTTTCACCCTGATAGAGGAACGCCAGTTAACTTTACCTATGAAGACGGATTACAGTATAACGAGTTTTATACCAACGCAGATTTTGCTGATGAAGAAGGAAACCTGTTCTTCGGCGGCCTCAATGGTATCACTATGCTCAGCCCAGACGATGTGAGCATTAATAAAGAGCAAAAGCCGCTTCAGGTTGTCAGTGTTAGCCAAAATGGTGACGTAAGAAGTCTGAGCAATGAAGGTAGTACGTATTTTTCCAATGTTAATGATAGCGGAACCGTAGTCATTCGGCTTTCAGCGTTCGATTTTATTAATGGTAAGCACTCAGATTACCGCTATAAAGTGGATGCCCTTGACCCTAACTGGCTGAACCTTGATGGCCCGACCATAAAACTGCATAACATTCATCAAGAACAACTATTGGTTAGAGCTCAAGTTCGTCAGAAAGATGGTCGATGGGGAAGTGAAGAGGTAGCCTTGCTCCTTACTGTTACAAGGAGTTTTTGGGCAAGTACCCAAGGGTTTATGCTCTATTTGCTGATACTTTCTGTTGTTGTCATCGGTGTGGCGGTTTACGTTTCCCGATACTTCTCTAGACGGTTGACGCTTCAGGAGAAAAAACTCAAAGAGAAAAGCGCTCAAACACAACTACTCTTAAGTGAAAAGAAAACCTTGCTATATCAGGTTGAAGATCTGCAATATTCGTTATCCGAACAGCGATACTTATCAGAGCGACTGGAAACACAGTTGGATAGCCAAGCGGTAACAGATCAGCTTACTGGCTTTAAAAGTAAACATTACCTCAAAAGGCATATCGATTCTGAACTGGAAAGCATTGCGAATACCTGGGTGGAAAATGATGGCATTGCAGGTGTTTACTTAGGAGTCTTTGCTGTCGACATTGATAACTTATCAATGATCAATAAAGAGCACGGTCACTTATGCGGAAATGAGGTTTTAAAACAAGCTGCTGACTGCTTACGAACGATTAGTTATGGAACGGATACTCTTGTCAGATGGCAGGGCGCCACGCTGCTAATTTTGAGTCGTGGTATCGAAAAGCGCGAGCAAATGATTATGGCCGAAAAAATACGCTCGATCATTGCATCAAGAAAGTTCGACTTGGGTAATGGTGCGAGTATTGATGTAACCTGTAGTGTCGGCTTTGGTCGCTTCCCATTCTTGGGTGACCCTAACGAGGTGATTACTTGGGAGCAGTTAATTTATGTTATCAACCGTGCCTTAAATGTCGCCAAACATAATAGCCGTAATGCGTGGCTGGGCATTTATACTAACCAGTTCTCACACCCCCAAGAAATACGAGCTAAGATTACCACGAACCTCAGTGGTTTGTTGGCCAGTGGCCAGCTTGATTATGTTTCTTCAATCCCTAAGTCGAATAAAATCGAATGGTAG
- the accD gene encoding acetyl-CoA carboxylase, carboxyltransferase subunit beta, giving the protein MSWLERLLPKRNPEGERKKSIPEGVWSKCKSCESVLYYAEVERNQWVCPKCNSHMRLSARKRLDLFLDKDGRKEIAPDMKPVDMLKFRDSKKYKDRISAAQKSTQENDALIAFEGSVKGVPVVAASFNFDFMGGSMGSVVGEKFVRAVNRAIEKRAVFVCFTASGGARMQEALVSLMQMAKTSAVLAKLSDNNLPYITILTDPTMGGVTASLAMLGDIHIAEPKALIGFAGQRVIEQTIREKLPEGFRLSEFWLEHGAVDMIVDRRDMRDKVASLAAKLLKLKSNQPAA; this is encoded by the coding sequence ATGAGCTGGTTAGAAAGATTATTACCGAAGCGCAACCCTGAGGGTGAGCGCAAGAAATCCATTCCTGAAGGGGTGTGGAGTAAATGTAAAAGCTGTGAGTCTGTACTTTACTATGCTGAAGTAGAGCGCAATCAGTGGGTTTGTCCAAAATGTAACAGTCACATGCGTTTAAGTGCTCGTAAGCGCCTTGATTTGTTCTTGGATAAAGATGGACGCAAAGAAATCGCACCGGACATGAAGCCGGTCGACATGCTTAAGTTCCGTGACTCCAAAAAATACAAAGACCGTATTTCTGCTGCCCAAAAGAGCACTCAGGAAAATGATGCTTTAATAGCGTTTGAAGGTTCTGTGAAAGGGGTTCCAGTCGTTGCTGCCTCATTCAACTTCGACTTCATGGGCGGCTCTATGGGCTCAGTGGTCGGTGAAAAGTTTGTGCGTGCAGTCAACCGTGCTATAGAAAAGCGTGCTGTTTTTGTATGCTTTACAGCGAGTGGTGGTGCTCGTATGCAGGAAGCTTTAGTGTCATTGATGCAAATGGCAAAAACCAGCGCTGTATTAGCCAAACTCTCAGACAATAACCTGCCTTACATCACAATCCTGACGGACCCTACGATGGGTGGTGTTACCGCAAGTCTTGCTATGCTAGGCGACATCCATATTGCTGAACCAAAAGCATTGATCGGTTTCGCCGGACAGCGTGTCATTGAGCAAACCATTCGTGAAAAACTTCCAGAAGGTTTCCGCTTGAGTGAGTTTTGGTTAGAGCACGGCGCTGTTGATATGATCGTAGATCGCCGCGATATGCGCGATAAAGTGGCTTCTCTAGCTGCTAAGCTGTTAAAGCTAAAATCCAATCAACCAGCAGCATAG
- a CDS encoding ligand-binding sensor domain-containing protein has translation MMSSFLLFALALIANTLFISSTKADGAVSDRIRFQSLTLEDGLSQSTVYDITEDRLGFMWFGTQDGLNRYDGVRFDQLRHESHDSTTISSPTINQLLYDQQNAVWVLTPQGLDSVDIISLGITHWTQELKDVAVDTDSGDDTFQIHAVALAPDNKVVALTDHYLALISQDTASVTRLTQFDNILEDHKVSKFVLREDRVYLLEGSCIISVDMTGRDKNTECLSSQLELLELFVNPEDNDQILVTAEEGFALFDTETEEQVASFRYFPVMDGRSQNLARIRQLLPYKNGY, from the coding sequence ATGATGTCTTCATTTTTGTTATTTGCGCTAGCACTAATCGCGAATACCCTATTTATTTCTTCAACAAAAGCTGATGGCGCCGTCTCAGACCGTATTCGCTTCCAGTCGTTGACACTAGAGGATGGTTTAAGCCAAAGCACTGTTTATGATATTACAGAAGACCGTTTGGGCTTCATGTGGTTTGGCACCCAGGATGGCCTAAACCGTTATGACGGTGTTAGATTTGATCAATTACGGCACGAGTCCCATGACTCAACAACGATTTCTTCGCCTACCATTAACCAACTATTGTACGATCAACAAAATGCCGTATGGGTCTTAACGCCTCAGGGCTTAGATTCAGTCGATATTATCAGTTTAGGGATCACACATTGGACCCAAGAACTTAAGGATGTCGCTGTCGATACAGACAGCGGCGATGACACTTTCCAAATACATGCCGTGGCGCTTGCGCCTGACAATAAGGTTGTCGCTCTAACCGATCATTATTTGGCATTAATTTCACAAGACACTGCTTCAGTCACCCGTTTAACTCAATTTGACAATATTCTAGAAGATCATAAGGTTTCTAAATTCGTCCTGCGCGAAGATAGAGTTTACCTGTTAGAAGGCAGTTGTATCATATCGGTTGATATGACTGGACGTGATAAGAATACAGAATGCCTGTCCAGCCAGTTAGAATTGCTAGAGCTCTTTGTTAATCCTGAGGATAATGATCAAATTCTAGTCACCGCAGAAGAAGGGTTTGCACTATTCGATACCGAAACAGAGGAGCAGGTGGCGTCATTTAGATATTTCCCTGTAATGGATGGTCGGAGCCAAAATTTGGCTCGGATACGCCAACTTCTCCCTTATAAAAACGGTTACTAG
- the purF gene encoding amidophosphoribosyltransferase produces MCGIVGIVGKTPVNQSLFDALTVLQHRGQDAAGIVTSDQGKLYLRKDNGLVRDVFHTRHMRRLTGNSGIGHVRYPTAGSSTSAEAQPLYVNSPYGITLAHNGNLTNSDSLKRDLYQTDRRHLNTNSDSEVLLNVLAHELQILEKNQLSPDDIFKAVKEVFKRCKGAYAAVALISGHGLLCFRDPYGIRPAVYGKRETESGTEYMVASESVALDALGYDLIDDIGPGHAVFISEDGQLHTAKCIDEDTFAPCIFEHVYLARPDSLIDNVSVYKARLRMGEKLAEKILREWPDHDIDVVIPIPDTSTTSAMQLANELNLKMRHGFIKNRYIGRTFIMPGQQMRKKSVRQKLNAIDLEFGGKNVLLVDDSIVRGTTSEQIIEMAREAGAKKVYFASAAPPVRYPNVYGIDMPAADELIAHNRTEEEIGQIIGADKIIYQDVEAMVEAVQEGNPDIKQFDLSVFTGEYVTGDIDTNYLHELQARRNDMAKSSTDSSEVENSVMVMDLHNQ; encoded by the coding sequence ATGTGTGGTATTGTTGGAATCGTTGGTAAAACGCCTGTTAACCAAAGCCTTTTTGATGCACTAACCGTATTGCAACACCGAGGCCAAGATGCGGCAGGGATTGTTACCAGCGACCAAGGTAAGTTGTATTTGCGTAAAGATAACGGTCTGGTTCGCGATGTTTTTCATACACGTCACATGAGACGTTTAACGGGTAACTCAGGCATTGGGCATGTAAGATATCCAACTGCTGGTAGCTCGACCTCAGCTGAAGCTCAGCCGCTATATGTTAACTCGCCATACGGTATCACTTTGGCCCACAATGGTAACCTGACGAACTCAGATAGTCTGAAAAGAGACTTGTATCAGACGGATCGCCGTCATCTCAATACCAACTCTGACTCCGAAGTTTTGCTTAACGTGTTGGCTCATGAACTACAAATTCTAGAAAAAAACCAACTGTCTCCTGATGATATCTTCAAAGCGGTTAAAGAAGTTTTTAAACGCTGCAAGGGCGCTTACGCTGCGGTAGCTTTGATTAGTGGGCACGGTTTACTGTGCTTCCGCGATCCTTACGGTATTCGTCCAGCAGTTTACGGTAAGCGTGAAACTGAAAGTGGCACTGAGTACATGGTCGCTTCTGAGTCGGTCGCTTTGGACGCGTTAGGTTATGACTTGATTGATGATATCGGTCCGGGTCATGCAGTTTTTATCTCCGAAGATGGTCAGCTACACACAGCGAAGTGCATCGATGAAGATACTTTCGCTCCGTGCATTTTTGAGCATGTTTATTTAGCAAGACCAGACTCATTAATCGACAATGTTTCTGTTTATAAAGCGCGCCTCCGTATGGGCGAAAAGCTTGCTGAGAAGATTTTAAGAGAGTGGCCAGATCATGATATTGATGTTGTCATTCCAATTCCCGATACCTCTACAACATCTGCAATGCAGTTAGCTAATGAGCTAAACCTGAAAATGCGTCATGGGTTTATTAAGAACCGCTATATTGGACGTACCTTCATCATGCCAGGCCAGCAGATGCGCAAAAAGAGCGTTCGTCAGAAACTGAATGCCATTGATTTAGAGTTCGGTGGGAAAAACGTGCTCTTGGTGGACGATTCAATTGTTCGTGGAACGACTTCAGAGCAAATTATAGAGATGGCTCGCGAAGCGGGCGCTAAAAAAGTTTACTTTGCTTCGGCTGCGCCTCCTGTACGTTATCCGAACGTTTACGGTATTGATATGCCTGCTGCGGATGAGCTAATTGCGCATAATCGTACAGAAGAAGAGATCGGCCAGATCATTGGCGCCGATAAGATTATTTATCAAGACGTCGAGGCGATGGTTGAGGCTGTACAGGAAGGTAACCCTGATATTAAACAGTTTGATTTGTCAGTATTTACCGGTGAGTATGTGACCGGTGATATTGACACTAACTACTTACACGAGCTTCAAGCGCGTCGTAATGACATGGCGAAATCTTCGACAGATTCTTCAGAAGTGGAGAATTCTGTTATGGTTATGGATTTACATAATCAATAA
- a CDS encoding lysophospholipid acyltransferase family protein: MRYIMRALLRLFGWKVVGKLPKVDKCVLIFAPHTSNWDFVLMLMTRFCFKMDVAYLGKHTLFKPPLGWFFRWVGGIPVERSTKSNVVKQVVSQISERDKVQLALAPEGTRSKKPYWKSGFYHIAVQAGVPIVFTYLDTSTKTLGIGDFIQPTGDIQSDMDKIRDFYKDKSGIRPELASDIEVEGKR, encoded by the coding sequence ATGAGATATATTATGCGTGCCTTACTGCGACTTTTCGGCTGGAAAGTCGTCGGTAAGCTGCCTAAAGTCGACAAATGTGTGCTAATTTTTGCTCCACACACGTCGAACTGGGACTTTGTCTTAATGTTGATGACGCGGTTTTGCTTTAAGATGGATGTTGCTTATCTCGGTAAGCATACTTTATTTAAGCCACCACTTGGCTGGTTTTTTCGCTGGGTTGGTGGCATTCCAGTCGAGCGCTCCACAAAGAGTAATGTGGTTAAACAAGTCGTCTCGCAAATTAGTGAGCGGGATAAAGTTCAGTTAGCACTGGCGCCTGAAGGAACGCGGAGCAAGAAGCCTTATTGGAAAAGTGGCTTTTATCATATTGCAGTGCAGGCGGGTGTGCCTATAGTGTTCACTTATTTAGATACAAGCACCAAGACCTTGGGGATTGGAGATTTTATCCAGCCAACAGGCGATATTCAGTCGGATATGGATAAAATAAGGGATTTCTATAAAGATAAATCGGGAATTAGACCAGAGTTGGCGAGTGATATTGAAGTCGAGGGTAAACGTTAA
- the folC gene encoding bifunctional tetrahydrofolate synthase/dihydrofolate synthase, with protein MSIPDNPQQFTRLDEWLALLEQAHSIHKIELGLERAREVALRLDLLTPSAKVITVAGTNGKGSTVAAAESLAMSHKLSVGSYTSPHLIRFNERIKINGEDASDDLIVEAFKAVYEAKKEIQLTFFEFTTLIALWLFKQQAVELIVLEVGLGGRLDAVNIIDADICVVTSIGLDHTDWLGTDLKSIAGEKAGVGRAGKPMVITDSASEHLLLPHCERIGCIPWVAEKDFSIEMDRLYWRYQSSCVSLEFHELPLNNLYLPNLAAALTAFAFCYETLMGKSVSYAGIYKAFERLSVAGRFQVLSESPHIIVDVAHNPDSAKLLNSKLAELKASGTNRIVALCGMLKDKDSLQTLAQMKHVDQWHLIDLEGPRGKKSRELLQDLPQMSQNTAKCYESLGHFDRSCTEKSCLDSNDALVVFGSFVTVGLFVEYWQKEGFAWI; from the coding sequence TTGTCAATTCCTGACAATCCTCAACAGTTTACACGCCTCGATGAGTGGCTTGCTTTGTTAGAGCAGGCCCACTCCATCCATAAAATTGAACTAGGCCTTGAAAGGGCTCGTGAAGTTGCCCTTAGACTTGATTTGCTGACCCCATCAGCAAAGGTTATCACTGTCGCTGGAACCAATGGCAAAGGTTCTACAGTGGCGGCGGCCGAGTCCCTTGCCATGAGTCATAAATTATCGGTCGGAAGCTATACGTCGCCACACCTTATTCGTTTCAACGAGCGCATTAAGATTAATGGTGAGGATGCGTCTGACGACTTGATTGTGGAAGCGTTTAAAGCTGTTTATGAAGCAAAAAAAGAGATTCAGCTTACTTTCTTTGAATTCACAACCTTAATCGCACTATGGCTTTTTAAGCAGCAGGCTGTTGAGCTTATAGTACTAGAAGTCGGTTTAGGCGGACGTCTCGATGCGGTGAATATTATTGACGCTGATATCTGTGTTGTGACGTCGATTGGTTTGGACCATACGGATTGGCTGGGGACTGACTTGAAGTCTATCGCAGGTGAAAAAGCCGGTGTCGGTAGAGCGGGGAAGCCCATGGTCATCACTGATAGTGCAAGCGAACACCTGCTTTTGCCTCACTGTGAACGAATTGGCTGTATTCCTTGGGTAGCTGAGAAAGACTTTAGCATTGAGATGGATCGACTTTATTGGCGCTATCAATCGAGTTGTGTATCGCTTGAGTTTCATGAGTTGCCGTTGAACAACCTGTATTTACCGAATTTAGCGGCTGCCTTGACCGCGTTCGCTTTCTGCTATGAAACGTTAATGGGTAAATCCGTGTCTTATGCCGGTATTTATAAAGCGTTTGAACGTTTATCCGTGGCAGGCCGCTTTCAGGTGCTTTCTGAAAGTCCTCATATCATCGTTGATGTCGCGCATAACCCTGATTCAGCAAAGTTATTAAACTCAAAGCTGGCAGAACTCAAAGCCAGCGGCACCAATAGGATTGTCGCGCTATGTGGTATGTTAAAAGATAAGGACAGTCTTCAAACTTTGGCTCAAATGAAACATGTTGACCAGTGGCACTTAATTGATTTAGAAGGGCCGCGAGGCAAAAAAAGCCGTGAGTTATTGCAAGACTTGCCTCAAATGTCGCAAAATACAGCTAAATGTTATGAGTCTTTAGGTCATTTTGATCGGTCCTGCACGGAAAAGTCCTGTTTGGACTCTAACGATGCACTGGTTGTTTTTGGCTCTTTTGTTACAGTAGGCTTATTTGTTGAGTATTGGCAAAAAGAAGGTTTCGCGTGGATATAA
- the truA gene encoding tRNA pseudouridine(38-40) synthase TruA — protein sequence MKFALGIEYDGSHFFGWQRQSHAASVQQTLEAVLSKIADQNIQVNCAGRTDTGVHATGQVVSFEIDGERPLKAWTMGANTQLPNSVCVRWAQQVDSDFHARFSATARRYRYIIANTHARPGILASGLTWCRKPLDVEAMNQACQYFPGEQNFASFQAASCQSKTSFRYIEHLSVERYGDYVVIDIKANAFLHHMVRNIAGTLMEVGRGRKPVEWVKDLILAKDRTQAPATASPKGLYLVDVDYPQSYELPKLPIGPIFLPAE from the coding sequence ATGAAGTTCGCATTAGGTATCGAATACGACGGCAGTCATTTTTTTGGTTGGCAGCGACAGTCTCATGCTGCGTCAGTTCAGCAGACTTTAGAGGCCGTACTGAGCAAGATTGCTGATCAAAATATACAGGTAAACTGTGCGGGAAGGACCGATACTGGCGTGCATGCGACGGGACAGGTCGTAAGCTTTGAGATAGATGGTGAAAGGCCACTTAAAGCTTGGACCATGGGGGCTAACACACAGCTTCCTAACTCTGTATGTGTACGCTGGGCGCAGCAGGTTGATAGCGACTTTCATGCCAGATTTAGCGCGACCGCAAGGCGCTACCGTTACATTATTGCAAATACTCATGCTCGACCTGGAATTTTGGCCAGTGGCTTAACATGGTGCCGCAAGCCTTTGGATGTGGAAGCGATGAATCAGGCCTGTCAGTACTTTCCCGGTGAGCAAAATTTCGCCTCATTTCAGGCAGCCAGCTGCCAATCCAAGACTTCTTTTCGCTATATAGAACACCTTAGCGTCGAACGTTATGGTGATTATGTGGTCATTGACATTAAGGCCAATGCTTTTTTGCATCATATGGTTAGAAATATCGCAGGCACTCTAATGGAAGTTGGTCGAGGGCGAAAACCGGTTGAATGGGTTAAAGATTTAATTTTGGCCAAAGATCGGACTCAGGCGCCAGCTACAGCAAGTCCAAAAGGGTTATACTTAGTTGATGTAGACTATCCGCAAAGCTATGAACTTCCAAAGCTGCCCATTGGGCCGATTTTCTTACCTGCGGAATAG
- a CDS encoding CvpA family protein: MIWVDWVILAIIGVSALISLLRGFVREALSLAGWIAAFFLAKIFYEPLSELLVDHIDTNSIRLGVSWVSIFVATLVVAGVINYLVGRMVDAAGMSGTDRFLGMFFGALRGVLIVALLVLGLMQFTPVPKDKWWGESSMIPHMEFVAVWFYEQLGNVVPELSDEKQNTDDNQSMSNTDAIGALMQMKGLDTSEINTDGMDENTSLDKESSESNSSTPKDEQN; the protein is encoded by the coding sequence ATGATTTGGGTTGATTGGGTCATTTTAGCGATCATTGGCGTTTCAGCGCTAATCAGTTTATTACGTGGCTTTGTACGTGAAGCACTATCTCTCGCCGGTTGGATCGCAGCATTCTTCCTCGCCAAAATATTCTACGAACCGTTATCTGAACTTCTGGTTGACCATATCGATACCAATAGCATCCGCCTTGGTGTTTCTTGGGTCTCGATCTTCGTAGCGACGTTGGTTGTTGCAGGAGTGATTAACTATCTCGTTGGCCGAATGGTGGATGCGGCGGGAATGAGCGGAACAGACCGTTTCCTCGGTATGTTCTTTGGAGCTTTACGGGGTGTCCTAATTGTAGCCCTATTAGTGCTTGGCCTAATGCAGTTCACGCCCGTGCCTAAAGATAAGTGGTGGGGCGAGTCGAGCATGATTCCGCATATGGAATTTGTGGCGGTATGGTTTTATGAGCAGCTAGGTAATGTCGTGCCGGAATTAAGTGATGAAAAGCAAAATACCGATGATAATCAGTCGATGAGTAATACTGATGCGATTGGTGCTTTGATGCAAATGAAAGGACTCGATACTTCTGAAATAAATACCGATGGAATGGATGAAAATACTTCTTTAGATAAAGAGTCATCTGAATCTAATTCTTCAACCCCAAAAGACGAGCAAAATTAG